Genomic window (Magnolia sinica isolate HGM2019 chromosome 6, MsV1, whole genome shotgun sequence):
CTGTTggctgtttcctttagtgtggaaTTGGAAGGTAAGGCCtgaaccaaggtattcaaaatcggttacgtaacggccgtaacggccattacgtaacAGTAATGGTCATAACCATTATGCATTAAGGGGTCAAAACGGCCATGACGGCCAttacagaaagaaagaaagcgaAAAAAAAACCATGCCATAAAGGCCCTGTAgcagttttttttcaaaaaataaaaaaagggacaAAGGCCGATACgggggccgtaacggccattacagcccgtatcataacggtaacggtggtggccgttacggccaccattaccgttttggaacaccttgaccTGAACGGATCTTCAACAATAAAGTGCAATTGATGTTCTCATTTAAAGAATCCAATCTTCTGCCATACCTGGGTTCTTGTTGGTTAGGAATTAGCCAGTTTACCCATAAAATACCAGGCGTGTAGCAATTCAATCAATACACAAACCACGAAAGACCAAACTAAAGTCTCATGGAGCTGCCTGAAGCTGAACATTGACAGTTCTTAGAGAACACGGGCCCAGCTGGGATTGGAAGCATCATTCTCAATGACAAAGGAATCAATTACAAGACTTTCAGTGGCCCAGCAGGAGTGGGACAGATGGATATGATAGAAGCTTTGGATTGAGAGAAGCATTGCAAGTCTTTGCTGCTTTGTTTTCCAAAAACCTCATTTTTTGATGCATAACCAATGAATGTTTACCGCTTGGGCTTCAAGAAACAGTAGATTCCCATGGAAGTTTGCTTTCATTACAATGAGACCACTCTTGCTTATGGATTAAACATTTCATCTACTCAGGTGGCCCAATATGTGAAACATCATGCAGAAACTATTGTGACTCGTGAGAGAGGGTGTGTTGAAATCATGTCTTTGTATTGCAGACTAGCAGCCTAGATCAGATGTATTTGCATTCTCCTtttgaaattttaataatttcATTATAGgtcaataaataaatgaatgcaaAAGCAGTGCTTCAATGGTGAAATTCCATCAGAAATGcaatcaaaatttgacaataataggcgAAATGAACAACGCCACACAATTTTATTCACAGCGAAATTGATAAAGTCTCCACAGTCCACTACACAATTTCCAGACATGGCATGGCAACAACAGTGAACAATCATCAACGACTAAATCTTTCAATCGATGAGGATTTATGTACAAAACGAACTGATGAATGCATAAACACACCTACATCACCAAAGAACCAGGAACTTGGAATTTGCAAGTTTTACCAACATCAAGTCGTGGAAGCTACCAGTTTTCCTTAACAATCTTTGACTTCTCAAGTATGTACTTCCCTTCTTTGTACTTTTGTGTTTCCTCATAAGCTCTTTCATACTTCCAACCCAACACTTCACGGCAATCACAACAGTAAACATCAGCAACTGTGTGCAATCCGGTCATGAGCTGCCTGTCTTCTTTCGGCCCTATATCTATGTTCATTGCATGGGCAAACAGAAAGGCTCGGCCATTTCTCCCCTAAAGAATATTTTACAAAACATTTGGAATCAATAGTATTTCTCAAAAAAGTGCAAGAACACAAAGAAATGGATCCATATACATTTAAACTTAAAGTTTTAAACATAACCTATTTAATCCAATCTTAACAGTATCAAGCAGGCCCTTCGATCCATACCCTCTACCATATTTCTTAATTTTTTCATTATATCAGTTCATCAACAGAAAGCATGATTGTTTTAGCCCGCTTTCTCAGTTTGTCTGATAGGTTGCCCCGAGGTTTTTTAGGCAGagttgtattttcttttcctttgtttgCTTTTGTTATGTTTTGTGTTTTGTTTGTCTTCTTTGGCTTCGTGCCTTGATAAAGtttttatctttaaaaaagaaTCAACAGAAAGCATGACAGACCAAAACAAGCATCACAGATGCATCCCATCTCTGAATTTTAAAACAATCAACAAAAATTCACAGATATCAGATTAGCTCCGCACCTGGAAAGCTTTTGAAATGATGTCGTCGTGAAGGGAAACATGGTTTCCGCAATTGTAGCAACTGTACAGTCGAGGCCCAATACATTCCGCCATTGAAAGACCAAACACCACCCTTACTGTGTACTGAACAGCCGAAATCTCATATAGACAACTGGTTACAACATCAAATAACACCCACCGTAAAAGAAAAtggaattaaataaaaataattcaaaatccCGATTGCAAAATCCATCTATGAAACGAAATTCATATCTAACTGATTGAAATGGAAACTATCTTACATCTTCCTCTTTTTGTGCTAGCAGCCCAAACTACTGGCAATTAGCCATTCTTCCTTGTGAATTCTGCTTGCACAGATCAAACGCAACACAGGAGTGTGAAAATAAATAATCATAAAAAACAAACAACTCAAAAGGATTGGGGATGGGTTCTGAAAGCACTAAATTAAacaatacaaataaaataaagatgATAACGACGGGCAGTTAGAGGAGTAAAGAACAAGAATACCAATCAACAAGCAAGATAACAACTATCCAAGAAACCATATCAAAATCAAGAACTGTACAAAAaccattaaaataatatttaaagtcaagatctttttttccttctttttttttgaatgacTCTAAAACTTGTCCAATATTTCAGTAGAATGGCTGAAAAATTACAATTTTAATCCAATAAAAGAAGATTTTCCTCAAACAATAACAAAGTGAAGAACAGAAAGACACTAAATATTTTTTTGTTCTCAATTATGATAATGCAAATGAATGAAATTTACCCTTTTATCCATCAAACAACATCAAAATCAGGAACTAAATAAACCCACTAAAATCGCTTAATATTTAATAGAAAATACATTATAAATTACAATTTtactcaaaataataataataataataataataataataataataataataataacccacAAAAAATTCCCAATATTTTAATGGAAATGTAATATAAATTACACTCTTCTCCAAAAAGAGAGTAAAAATATCAAGCAACAATATCAAAATCAGGAAATAAAGAAAACAGACtaaattttcttatatttttaatagaaaagaaagaaaaattactCTACGCCCAAAAAGAGAGAAATATCCTCAAAACCCATAAATCTTTTCCAATTATTTTGCTGGAAAAatgtaaaatatttttaaaatacacATCGAAAACTAACAAGACTCATTAAATTACTCCAAATAATCTACTGGAAAATGAAATCTGATCTGTAAAATTAAAATCCCAATATTTTTACGAAATTATGGAAAATGATTctttgaaggaaaaaaagaaaaagaaaaaaaaaaaagaaggaaggaaaTGGAAATATTAAAATTTCAGGGAAGCCCTGTTTCCTTGCTTGATGATTGAGGAAATCCCAtcaaaacctaaaaaagaaaaatgggtGAGAAAATATAAATTGAAATGcttattaaaatataaaaaatgaaattttaaatttccaAAACTGACCTTTGCATTTTCTGAGAGAGTGAATGCAAAGGGTTTTTGCTGAGAAAGGGTTGTTGGGGTTTCTGAGTTGTAAGATTtcagaattaaaaaataaaaataaaaataaaaatagtattGCCAGACGCACCTTCAAGCGCTAAACAGAGACGCGGCCACACATCTCAACTTGACATACGTGTGAAGATCCGATACCTTCATCTTCTGTTCTTAATGATTTTTTCTTCTGGATATCGATTATCCGGATGTATGTTATTACGTGGACGAAACGTATACCACAAGATATGGACGGTTAGAATAATGGCTCTATATTCCTTATGCATGTATCTCAATTCATGAGTGGGCCGGAATATCTCAAGGATAGATTACTTACATTGAGGGACCTTCTGATGAACGTACCAGATCTGTCACGAGTGCGGCTAACTCTGCACGTGTAGTGCGTTTTGTTTTGGCGCTTGAAGATGGGTTGAATTCGCATTCCTCATAACGAAACCGCGAGGCTATGGTGTGAGTTAGGCGGCGTTTGTTGTAATCTGAGCAAGACTTTGTTGTATCAttgaaatggtggtgacttttcAAACGTATACATGGAAGAGTGGTaaggaaatccagaccgtccaagtcgCTCGTCCAACAGTTGGTGAGGCATACCAAAAAATTCGTACCGAGAAGATGAGAATAGTCATCTGAATTTTCAATCCGAATTTGGACCACTTACCATTTacgtttaaccatccatttaatatccattaaatggatggttaggattgtttgatcattgTGATTTTAGAGAGATgaccatccacagtggggcccacaaattataTGATCTGGACAGCAGCTGTATATTAGCCCCAACACATGAGAAGGATGAGTCACCacaattttttaaatggtgcaacaCAAGTTTAGGGCTCTAGCCTATGGAATAAGCCAGGACAGTCCAAAAGGATGGCCTATTTGTATGTAGCTAGCATGTAGCATGGGCAGAAAAATTACACTGATCATACgatcctgaccgtggggcccacatcaatgcatatgttgtatatctacgccgtctatccgtttttctagattattttatggtgttGTGGAAAAACTAAGACAggttaaaaactcaggtggaccatgcagtagggattgaattcccaccattaaaacttcttgggagagACAGAAttgttggatcaagctgctatttgtctttttcccttcatccaggcttgtgttaccttatcaacgggttggatggcaaataaaaattatagtgggccctagaaagtttttaaggtggaccttcaatcactactgtttttctgtggtgtgggccacttgagattttgatctgcatcattttttggaacatgcgttaaaatgatctggaaaaactgatgaacggcgtggatatataacatgtacattaaggtgggccccacggtcaaggaAACACCCACGAAGCTGTTCCCCCtacctcacctaatccgcgctcTCAGTTACCTGCATGCCACGTAGGGTAGGTGGATAATTGTACGATGATGAGAAATACTTTTATACCCTGGCAGAGCGTGAtcgatgatactcaggcacttagaaattacctaGGACTGCAGACGTggtatacaagtaattcaaatcaaaccgttcaaattgtAGGTCACATTTTATATGTTTCAACAACTAAAATTTACTTTAATCGGGTAATCATACTATTAGATTGCTTGGCATTTAATGGACAGTTAGATGAAAAATATGAAATGATCTTATTTAATAAATACAAGTATCCACAAATCACAGGTCAAGATTGTTCAACCCAATTTGGGTTTGAAGAATATTTTGGGAACACGTGGGTTTAATTTAAGCTAATACAGGCCACGTATATTTATTTGTAAGTGCTACGTATCGAGTGTCATACGCCGCCAGAGTATTAAATCACTCCCATCGACGATAAGCACGCGCCTAATCGCGCACCGAAAGTagaagcggattagctactgacaggttttgTAGCGAGATTCGCTGCTGAAGTGACCTACCCTAATTACGTGGGTCCTGCCGTGacatattttttatatccacgctgtccatcccttgatagatcattttagggcattatacagagaaagaatcagatccaaattttGAGTGGACCTCACCCCAGAATActgtggagagagtcacgcccaccggTAAAAACTACTAATGACCACAAAAGCTTTCGatgaagctgttatttgtgttttctgttctttaatgtctgtgttaacttaagaacagattggatctcaaataaacatcaccgtggcccttagtaatgttttaacggtggatgtcactctccccattgttttctgtggtggggtccactgaagctttggatctgattcattcttttgatcatgacctaaaatgatctcttcaaatagatggacagtgtggatataatagatacatcaaggtggacccacatcaATTAGTGACGTCGAGTCTCCGGACACGGCGCAGGGAATctagttggggcccactatgtgaGAAAGCCACTCCCGTCTAtatgtttttagagatcatttcaggacatgcaaTCAAGAATAAAGTGTATTCAAAACTCGAATGGGCTAgctacatgagaggaaacagtagggatttagTGGCCAGCCTTAAAACATTAATATGACCACAAAGGTTTTGTATTGgcctaattttttatattttcacttcatccaagtaaaatgaccttgtaaacagtttggatggaatataaatataAAGGTGGAGCCTATGAAGGTTTTAACAAGCAttaaatttctcataaacatcatggtggaccttacatTGCATCCCAGCGCAACAACTTTCAATCCTCGTCCAAGTCTCCTTACCCAACCCGCCAATAGCTAATTCGCGTCCGAAAGATTAGGTACTTCTAGGTTGAGTAGTGGCTACTAAAGTTTTGACACCAAGATTAGAGGTGTAcaagagtcgagtcgagtcgagctttgccCAACTCGTGCTCGAGTCGGACTACTTGAGTcctagctcgtgctcgactcggattgctcgagtcccagctcgtgctcgacttggctcagccTTCGAGCTCCGAACAGCCGCTCATGCTCGGCTTGGCCGAGTTCAAGaagagttcgagccgagttcgagccgataACTGCTCCTTGTACTCAACCACGATCCACTCCAGGGTTGCCTTCTGCTCTTCCCTGAGTGTGCGCACCTTCAACTCTATCTCTTCCATCTTCTCCCACCGCCAGGACACCTTCTCTGACTCCAGTTGCAGCTCCACCCTCCTCAGCCTCCAGGCTACTTCCTTCTTATGCGACAACAAGGCCCA
Coding sequences:
- the LOC131248557 gene encoding protein yippee-like At4g27745, which translates into the protein MAECIGPRLYSCYNCGNHVSLHDDIISKAFQGRNGRAFLFAHAMNIDIGPKEDRQLMTGLHTVADVYCCDCREVLGWKYERAYEETQKYKEGKYILEKSKIVKENW